In one Silene latifolia isolate original U9 population chromosome 10, ASM4854445v1, whole genome shotgun sequence genomic region, the following are encoded:
- the LOC141608877 gene encoding heat shock cognate 70 kDa protein-like: MVAENEKVAAIGIDLGTTYSCVAVWQRGKVEVIPNDQGNRTTPSCVAFTDTQRFIGDAAKNQAGVNPTNTIFDAKRLIGRKFNDESLQNDIKHWPFSVVASPCSDIDKKPMIAVNYKGEKKTFAPEEISAMILTRMKEVAEAYLGSTVKNAVITVPAYFNNLQRQATKDAGTIAGLNVMRIVNEPTAAAIAYGLDKKVSSHGNGKRTVLVFDLGGGTFDVSLVSIENEAFEVKSVSGDTHLGGGDFDSRMLGHFVAEFQRKHGKDISENPRAISRMRSACERAKRTLSSATSANIDIDCLFEGIDFSSTLSRARFEKLNMDLFENCMYPVDKCLKDANMEKTDVTEVVLVGGSSRIPKIQQLLTEFFSGKELCRSINPDEAVACGAATYAAFLSGLDYKNFLLQDVTPLSLGVNTLSGELSVLIPRNTPIPVRREKIFTTAYDNQTAMSVQVYEGERPIAKDNNLLGKFRLTGIPPAPAGVAKVNDCFEIDADGILKCSSQVLSNGRRSEITITNHSGRLSKEVIDRMLKEADKYKVEDEIYRQKVEAINALENYAGTMKSMLRRHGRTVGRKEQRKMGDAIEQTVQWLDWNFLLADVAKFKDKLKELKDICEPIVSKMSKGNESNGISPKIEISDDDDE, from the exons ATGGTAGCAGAAAATGAGAAAGTGGCGGCAATAGGAATCGATCTGGGAACGACGTATTCATGCGTCGCAGTTTGGCAGCGTGGTAAAGTTGAAGTCATCCCCAACGACCAAGGCAACCGTACGACGCCGTCTTGTGTTGCCTTCACCGACACGCAGCGCTTCATTGGTGATGCTGCCAAAAATCAAGCCGGTGTTAATCCTACCAACACTATCTTTG ATGCAAAGAGGCTAATAGGCAGGAAGTTTAATGACGAGTCTCTGCAGAATGACATCAAACATTGGCCCTTTTCAGTTGTTGCTTCTCCTTGTTCTGATATTGATAAGAAGCCTATGATTGCTGTTAACTACAAAGGCGAGAAGAAGACATTTGCACCCGAAGAAATATCAGCCATGATTCTGACTAGGATGAAAGAAGTGGCCGAGGCCTATCTTGGCTCCACTGTTAAGAATGCTGTCATCACCGTTCCCGCTTACTTCAATAATTTGCAGCGACAAGCGACAAAAGATGCTGGCACAATTGCTGGACTTAATGTGATGCGCATTGTCAACGAGCCAACAGCTGCCGCCATTGCTTATGGTCTCGATAAGAAGGTTAGTAGCCATGGCAATGGCAAAAGAACTGTATTGGTGTTTGATCTTGGTGGTGGTACTTTTGATGTTTCCTTAGTTAGCATCGAAAATGAGGCATTTGAAGTTAAGTCAGTGAGCGGTGATACCCATCTGGGAGGAGGAGACTTCGACAGCAGAATGCTTGGTCATTTTGTGGCAGAGTTCCAGAGGAAGCATGGCAAGGACATTAGTGAAAATCCTCGAGCCATTTCAAGGATGAGATCAGCTTGCGAGAGGGCAAAGAGGACCCTTTCTTCAGCCACGTCGGCTAATATCGACATAGATTGCCTTTTCGAGGGCATTGATTTCTCCTCAACGCTCTCTCGTGCCCGATTTGAGAAATTGAATATGGATCTATTTGAAAACTGTATGTACCCTGTTGACAAGTGTTTGAAGGATGCCAACATGGAAAAGACAGATGTTACTGAGGTGGTCCTAGTTGGCGGGTCAAGCCGGATCCCAAAAATCCAGCAATTGTTGACAGAATTCTTCAGTGGTAAGGAGCTTTGCAGGAGTATCAACCCTGACGAGGCGGTTGCTTGTGGGGCTGCGACATATGCTGCATTTTTAAGTGGTCTGGATTACAAAAACTTTCTGCTTCAAGATGTTACTCCATTGTCTCTTGGAGTTAATACACTTTCTGGCGAATTGAGTGTTCTGATCCCTAGAAACACTCCAATTCCTGTCCGGAGGGAGAAAATATTTACTACTGCTTATGACAATCAAACAGCAATGTCAGTCCAAGTATACGAAGGTGAGAGACCAATTGCCAAGGACAATAACTTATTGGGTAAATTTCGTCTTACTGGGATTCCTCCGGCACCTGCAGGTGTTGCTAAAGTTAACGATTGCTTTGAAATTGATGCGGATGGCATCCTCAAATGCTCATCTCAAGTTCTCTCCAATGGTAGACGGAGTGAAATCACTATCACTAATCACAGTGGTAGGCTATCAAAGGAAGTGATTGACCGAATGCTAAAGGAAGCAGACAAGTATAAGGTAGAAGATGAGATTTATCGTCAAAAAGTTGAAGCTATAAATGCATTGGAAAACTATGCAGGGACCATGAAAAGCATGTTGAGACGACATGGTAGAACAGTTGGTCGAAAAGAGCAGAGAAAGATGGGTGATGCAATTGAACAGACAGTTCAGTGGCTCGATTGGAATTTTCTTCTAGCTGATGTTGCCAAGTTTAAGGACAAATTGAAAGAGCTCAAGGACATATGTGAGCCTATTGTTAGTAAAATGTCAAAGGGTAATGAGAGTAATGGGATTAGTCCGAAAATTGAGATaagcgatgatgatgatgaatga